The window ATTCGCCGAGCACTTCGTACGGCAGAGTGCCGTCCACCAAGGGAATTTCAACCATGTCCTTCTTCGCGCGCTCGGTGGCCTTGCGGAGGGCTTCCGGAACTTCCTGGGCCTTGCCCAGACCGAAACCTACGGAACCCTTACCATCCCCAACGACTACAAGGGCGCTGAAGCTGAAACGACGGCCGCCTTTCACAACCTTTGCTACGCGGTTGAGAGAGACAATCTTCTCAATTAAGCCGAGTTCGTTCTGTTCCATGCCAATACCTATACCTGTTAGAATTCCAGGCCAGCTTCACGAGCTGCGTCAGCGATTGCCTTGATGCTGCCGTGATAGATGTAGCCGTTACGGTCGAACACCACGCGCGCGATGTCCTTTTCCTTGGCGAGGCGGGCAATTTCGGCACCAACTTTACCAGCGCCGATCTTGTTAGCCTTCAAGGTTTCACCATCCTTGCCAAGGGCCAGAGTGGAAGCGGACGCAACGGTCGCACCAATCTGATCGTCCACCAGCTGGGCGTAGATATGCAGGTTAGACCTGAAGACGACCAGACGGGGACGCTCCGCAGTACCGGAGATCTTTTTGCGGATGCGGACCTTGCGGCGCAGCCTTTTTTCGTTCTTGGACTTCATTTGTCTATACCTGCCTATTTACCTGCAGACTTACCGGCCTTGCGGCGGATCTGCTCATTTTCGTACTTAATGCCCTTGCCCTTGTACGGTTCAGGCTTGCGGATACGGCGGATAGACGCTGCAAACTCGCCAACGAGCTGCTTGTCTGCGCCGGATACGGTCAGCTTGTTCCCTTCAGCCTTAGCTTCGAGTCCCTTGGGGAGCTCAACAACTACGGGGTGGGAGAAACCAACGGCAAGTTCAATGGAGCTGCCCTTCACTGCGACCTTGAAGCCAACGCCGATGACTTCCAGGGTCTTGGAATAACCCTTGGAAACGCCTTCGATGCAGTTGGCAAGAAGAGTACGACGCAGGCCGTGCTGAGCACTGGCCTGACGGGTCTCATTCTTGCGGGTGAGTACTACGTGGCCGTCGGCCATTTCGTAGTTCAGGCACGCTTCGACAGGAGTAGAAAGGCTGCCCTTGGGGCCCTTTACCTCAACAACGTCCGCACCGATCTTTACTTCAACACCGGAAGGGATCGGGATAGGCTGTTTTCCGATTCGAGACATGACTGCACCTGCTACCAGATTTCACAAAGAAGTTCGCCGCCGGTGTTGGCGTCTTTAGCAGCGCCACCTTCGAGCAAACCACGGGAGGTGGACAGGATGCAGATTCCAAGGCCGTTCTGAACCTTGGGAATCTCCTGAGCACCGACGTAAACACGACGGCCAGGCTTGGAGATCTTCTTCAGACCGGCGATAACCGGCTTGCCCTGATGGTACTTGAGGGCAATCTTGATCTCACGGTCGCCTACCGTGTAATCGTTCACGTAACCTTCTGCCTTGAGGATGAGGGCAATGGCTTCCTTCATCTTCGAGCGCGGCACACTCACTTCCTGATGCAGGGCCAAGTGTGCGTTGCGGATACGCGTCAGCATATCAGCAATAGGATCAGTCAGCATGTAATTCTCCTTGTGACTTTACCAGCTCGACTTGCGAACACCGGGCAGTTCACCACGCAGAGACATGTTGCGGAAGCAGATACGGCAGATGCCGAACTTACGCATGTATGCGCGGGGACGCCCACAAATGGGACAACGGTTGTATGCGCGAGCACTGAACTTCGGCTTGCGCTTTGCTTTAACTTCAAGCGACGTACGAGACACGGCTGTTTCTCCTTACTTCTTGAAGGGCATGCCCAGCTGGTCCAGCAGGAACTTGCCTTCTTTGTCAGTGGTCGCGGTGGTCACGATAGTGATGTTCATACCCTTCGGATTGTCCACGCGGTCCACTTCGAGTTCGGGGAAGATAGTGTGCTCCTTGATGCCCAGGGTAAAGTTACCACGGCCATCAAAGCCACGATCCGGAATCCCGCGGAAGTCGCGGACTCGGGGCAGCGCGAAGTTTACCAGCTTGTCATAGAAGTCCCACATCATGTCCTTGCGGAGCGTTACACGGCAGCCGATGGGCATGCCTTCACGCAGCTTGAACGCAGCGATGGACTTCTTTGCGCGGGTGATAACTGCCTTCTGCCCGGCAATGACGGAGAGCTCCTTAACGGCTTCTTCGAGAAGCTTGTTGTTGTTGCTTGCTTCGCCAAGGCCGATGTTCAGGGAGATCTTTTCCAGCCCGGGAACCTGCATGGAGCTCTTATACTGGAACTCCTTCTGCAGGGCCGGCACCACAGTTTCCATATAGATCTTTTGCAGACGGTTCATCGTCTTTCACCCTATCCAATGATTTCGTTGCACTTTTTGCAGAAACGGACTTTTTTGCCGTCTTCGGTGTAACGGTAGCCAACCTTAGTGGGGCTGGCGCAAGCGTCACACATGACCATCACGTTGGAAACGTGGATGGGCATTTCCTTTTCGACAATGCCGCCGGGCTGCTGCAGGTAAGGGTTAGCCTTGGTGTGGCGCTTTACCACGTTTACCTGCTCAACAAGTACTCGGTCCTTCTTGCGAAGGATCTTGAGAACCTTGCCGATCTTGCCCTTATCCTTACCGGAGACAACCATTACTTTGTCGTCTTTGTGAATACGATACTGCTTCATGGTTATCTCCTACAGAACCTCAGGTGCGAGGGATACGATCTTCATGAAACCCTTACCGCGCAGTTCGCGGGCAACGGGTCCGAAGATACGGGTGCCGACAGGCTCACCCTGCTTGGACAGAACCACAGCAGCGTTGGTGTCGAACTTGATGTAGGAACCATCGGCGCGACGAATTTCTTTCTTCGTACGCACGATAACTGCCTTCATCACATCCCCTTTCTTTACCTTAGCATGAGGTATAGCCTCTTTCACGGAGACAACGATGATATCGCCCACGGAGGCATAGCGGCGGTGAGAACCACCGAGTACCTTGATGCAGGCAACCTTCTTGGCACCGGAATTGTCGGCTACTTCAAGAGTAGATTCTACCTGGATCATCGTTAACCCCTAAACGGCTTTTTCCAAAATGGATACCAGATGCCAGCGCTTGTTGCGGCTGAGCGGACGAAACTCAACGATCTTCACCTTGTCACCCATGCCGCATTCGTTCTGCGGATCATGTGCGGTGAACTTTTTCCTGCGGCGGATGTACTTCTTCAGCAGGGGGTGCTTAACCAGAGTTTCAACACGAACAACGATGGTCTTGTCGTTCTTGTCGCTTACAACAGTGCCAACGAGCGTTCTGCCGTTTTGCTTTACGATAGCTTCGGACATACTACGCTCCCTTTTCTTTCAGGATAGTCAGTATACGCGCAATGTTGCGCTTGGTTTCCGGCAATCCGGAGGTCTTCTGAAGCTGTGCGGTAGCATGCTTGAAGCGCAGGTCGAAGAGTTCCTTGCGGGATTCTTCGAGCTTGGTCTTCAGCTCTTCGGCGCTCAGCTTTCTCAATTCTGCAGTCTTCATATATTAGATCCCCTCCTTTACCACGATAGCGGTCTTGATGGGGAGCTTGTAGGCAGCACGGGAAAGTGCTTCCTTAGCGAGTTCAATATCAACACCCTTGATTTCGTACAGAACGCGGCCGGGCTTTACGGGGGCGTACCAACCGCAGGGAGCACCCTTACCTTTACCCTGACGAACTTCAAGAGGCTTGCTGGTCTTGACACGGTCGGGGAAGACGCGAATCCAAACCTGGCCACCACGCTTGATGTGACGGATCATGGCAATACGTGCAGCTTCAATCTGCTGGTTGGAAAGCTTGCCATGTTCCAACGCCTTCAAGCCTACATCACCGAAAGCAACGCTGTTACCGCGAAGGGCCTTACCCTTCAGGCGGCCAGTCTGGTGCTTACGGAATTTAGATCTTTTGGGCATCAGCATTACTGCATTACCTCACTGTCAAGGATTTCACCTTTGAAGATCCAGACCTTGACGCCGATGATGCCGTAAGTGGTAGAGGCCTCGGCAAAGCCGTAGTCGATGTCAGCGCGCAGAGTCTGCAGCGGAACGCGACCTTCGCGGTACCATTCGCTACGTGCGATTTCTGCACCGGCAAGACGACCGCCGCAACCAACCTTGATGCCTTCTGCGCCAAACTTGCGAGCCATGGAAACGGTACGCTTCATGGCGCGACGGAAGGCAACACGGCGCTCAAGCTGCTGAGCGATGCTTTCTGCCACCAACTGGGCATCAATTTCAGGACGACGGATCTCGTTGACTTCGATGGAGAACTCACGGTTGAACTTCTTGCGAAGGTCAGCGCGGAGCTTTTCGATTTCAACACCCTTGCGACCGATAACAATACCGGGGCGTGCAGTGGAGAGAATCAGACGAACCTTACCACCGGCGCGCTCAAGTTCAATGCTGGCGATGCCGGCATGGAACAGGGCCTTCTTCACATACTTGCGAATCTTGTCGTCTTCGTAAACGAAGGCCGGGTATTCCTTTTTGCTGTACCAGCGGGACTTCCAATTCTTGTTGTACCCGAGGCGGAATCCGTACGGATGTACTTTTTGACCCATAACTGTATCCTAATTTTCTTCAAGAATTACAGTGATGTGGCTGGTGCGCTTCTTGATGCTCGTGGCACGACCTTGTGCACGGGGCATAAAACGCTTCCAGGTAGGACCTTCGTTAACGATAACCTGCTTGACTACCATCGCGTCCACGTCAACGCCGGGCATCTGCTCTGCGTTGGCCACTGCGGAATGAAGCACCTTGTAGATGATTCCGGCAGCTTTCTGCGGGGTAAGCTTCAGGATATTAAGTGCGTCTTCCACGGGAAGACCGTTCACGTTGCGTGCAACGAGACGGGTCTTGCGCGGGGACACGCGGATAAACTTTGCTGTAGCTTGGGCTTGCATA is drawn from Desulfovibrio mangrovi and contains these coding sequences:
- the rpsE gene encoding 30S ribosomal protein S5, with translation MEQNELGLIEKIVSLNRVAKVVKGGRRFSFSALVVVGDGKGSVGFGLGKAQEVPEALRKATERAKKDMVEIPLVDGTLPYEVLGEFGAGRVLLKPASKGTGIIAGGAVRAVMEAVGVHDVLAKAIGTNNPHNVLRAAVAGLTSLRSAEYVSELRGKKLEAPRK
- the rpsH gene encoding 30S ribosomal protein S8 translates to MLTDPIADMLTRIRNAHLALHQEVSVPRSKMKEAIALILKAEGYVNDYTVGDREIKIALKYHQGKPVIAGLKKISKPGRRVYVGAQEIPKVQNGLGICILSTSRGLLEGGAAKDANTGGELLCEIW
- the rplN gene encoding 50S ribosomal protein L14, producing the protein MIQVESTLEVADNSGAKKVACIKVLGGSHRRYASVGDIIVVSVKEAIPHAKVKKGDVMKAVIVRTKKEIRRADGSYIKFDTNAAVVLSKQGEPVGTRIFGPVARELRGKGFMKIVSLAPEVL
- the rpsC gene encoding 30S ribosomal protein S3 gives rise to the protein MGQKVHPYGFRLGYNKNWKSRWYSKKEYPAFVYEDDKIRKYVKKALFHAGIASIELERAGGKVRLILSTARPGIVIGRKGVEIEKLRADLRKKFNREFSIEVNEIRRPEIDAQLVAESIAQQLERRVAFRRAMKRTVSMARKFGAEGIKVGCGGRLAGAEIARSEWYREGRVPLQTLRADIDYGFAEASTTYGIIGVKVWIFKGEILDSEVMQ
- a CDS encoding type Z 30S ribosomal protein S14 encodes the protein MSRTSLEVKAKRKPKFSARAYNRCPICGRPRAYMRKFGICRICFRNMSLRGELPGVRKSSW
- the rpsQ gene encoding 30S ribosomal protein S17 yields the protein MSEAIVKQNGRTLVGTVVSDKNDKTIVVRVETLVKHPLLKKYIRRRKKFTAHDPQNECGMGDKVKIVEFRPLSRNKRWHLVSILEKAV
- the rplR gene encoding 50S ribosomal protein L18, which codes for MKSKNEKRLRRKVRIRKKISGTAERPRLVVFRSNLHIYAQLVDDQIGATVASASTLALGKDGETLKANKIGAGKVGAEIARLAKEKDIARVVFDRNGYIYHGSIKAIADAAREAGLEF
- the rplF gene encoding 50S ribosomal protein L6 — protein: MSRIGKQPIPIPSGVEVKIGADVVEVKGPKGSLSTPVEACLNYEMADGHVVLTRKNETRQASAQHGLRRTLLANCIEGVSKGYSKTLEVIGVGFKVAVKGSSIELAVGFSHPVVVELPKGLEAKAEGNKLTVSGADKQLVGEFAASIRRIRKPEPYKGKGIKYENEQIRRKAGKSAGK
- the rplP gene encoding 50S ribosomal protein L16, which translates into the protein MLMPKRSKFRKHQTGRLKGKALRGNSVAFGDVGLKALEHGKLSNQQIEAARIAMIRHIKRGGQVWIRVFPDRVKTSKPLEVRQGKGKGAPCGWYAPVKPGRVLYEIKGVDIELAKEALSRAAYKLPIKTAIVVKEGI
- the rplE gene encoding 50S ribosomal protein L5, whose translation is MNRLQKIYMETVVPALQKEFQYKSSMQVPGLEKISLNIGLGEASNNNKLLEEAVKELSVIAGQKAVITRAKKSIAAFKLREGMPIGCRVTLRKDMMWDFYDKLVNFALPRVRDFRGIPDRGFDGRGNFTLGIKEHTIFPELEVDRVDNPKGMNITIVTTATTDKEGKFLLDQLGMPFKK
- the rplV gene encoding 50S ribosomal protein L22, with product MQAQATAKFIRVSPRKTRLVARNVNGLPVEDALNILKLTPQKAAGIIYKVLHSAVANAEQMPGVDVDAMVVKQVIVNEGPTWKRFMPRAQGRATSIKKRTSHITVILEEN
- the rplX gene encoding 50S ribosomal protein L24, producing MKQYRIHKDDKVMVVSGKDKGKIGKVLKILRKKDRVLVEQVNVVKRHTKANPYLQQPGGIVEKEMPIHVSNVMVMCDACASPTKVGYRYTEDGKKVRFCKKCNEIIG
- the rpmC gene encoding 50S ribosomal protein L29, with the translated sequence MKTAELRKLSAEELKTKLEESRKELFDLRFKHATAQLQKTSGLPETKRNIARILTILKEKGA